Proteins from one Methanorbis rubei genomic window:
- a CDS encoding hydrophobe/amphiphile efflux-3 (HAE3) family transporter, whose product MISPFEKINHFINKYPFIVGCILILIVLVSIYGSTSITLSTTIQMPDKNDHAAYVFQDYLDNFETDPIILMVQGDDVRDVNIMQSVVLLEQLMRQEDGVTNVESVYDIVISYTDGVAPANQEIANEIFAQIPEDVLSSSMPDHQLLLVEITTTYGMSDDQQMKLLDALETLLPLVDLPPAATLTFAGDAALNNDMGSTLTTEVGKLLGAAFILMLTVLMVLFHHARYTLLSIVSVLNGLLMTFGVMGLLKIPLSMATLGALPILLGIGVDYAIQFHSRFDDEIREHPLPDALKTTITKTGSAVFFAMIASALGFVAMQVSTLPDIRQFGLVAILGLACCYVSAILIIPLTAILTDYKPKPMKTPKSGEKPPLTVRYNEFLRKTALKVTKYAVPILLILCVIGVVGLYVDEEIPINTDIETYVPADMPALININTVTSAIGDLDGMQVEVTGGNLLSPDALEWMYDWGNNELVAHEWRFISVTSIATIIADANNGVLPASQQEIDEIFATLPEEKVRPYLNGGQTAIISFGMNEISQDLARSLTEQVTRDIAFYQPPADIEAVVTGAHYSDLEMMKEMKLGKMQMTVLAFIIIFLFLTILYRSMGKAVVPLIPIVMIIGWNGAAMYILGIEYNVLTATMGAMTIGIAAEYCIMMIERIYEEMETNDTLTAVQNGTGKIGSAITVSACTTMAAFTALTVSDFPVISMFGVVTVIAMAFTLIGAIVAVPAAASIVLRGKGKGDAQPRL is encoded by the coding sequence ATGATATCACCGTTTGAGAAAATCAACCACTTCATCAACAAATATCCGTTTATTGTCGGCTGTATTCTCATCCTCATCGTACTCGTCAGCATCTACGGCTCAACAAGCATCACCTTAAGCACCACCATTCAGATGCCTGACAAAAACGACCATGCCGCATACGTGTTTCAGGATTACCTCGACAACTTCGAAACCGACCCCATCATCCTGATGGTCCAGGGCGACGACGTTCGGGACGTCAACATCATGCAAAGCGTCGTCTTGCTCGAACAGCTCATGCGGCAGGAGGACGGCGTCACCAACGTCGAAAGTGTGTATGATATCGTCATCAGCTACACAGACGGCGTAGCTCCTGCCAATCAGGAGATAGCAAACGAAATCTTTGCACAAATTCCTGAAGACGTTCTCTCCTCCAGCATGCCGGATCATCAGCTGCTGCTTGTTGAAATAACCACAACCTACGGTATGTCCGATGACCAGCAGATGAAACTGCTTGATGCACTCGAAACCCTTCTGCCGCTCGTTGATCTGCCGCCTGCCGCAACCCTGACCTTTGCCGGAGACGCAGCGCTCAACAATGATATGGGATCCACGCTCACAACAGAGGTTGGAAAACTGCTTGGAGCAGCGTTTATTCTGATGCTGACCGTGCTTATGGTTCTGTTCCACCACGCACGCTACACTCTGCTGTCCATTGTTTCCGTTCTGAACGGACTTTTAATGACATTTGGTGTCATGGGTCTCCTGAAAATCCCTCTCTCAATGGCAACCTTAGGCGCTCTGCCGATTCTTCTTGGAATCGGCGTTGACTATGCAATTCAGTTTCACTCACGATTCGATGATGAGATACGAGAGCATCCGTTGCCGGACGCGCTCAAGACCACCATCACCAAAACCGGTTCGGCAGTATTTTTCGCCATGATTGCGAGCGCTCTCGGGTTTGTGGCGATGCAGGTCTCAACACTTCCTGACATTCGCCAGTTCGGTTTGGTCGCTATTCTCGGACTTGCCTGCTGTTATGTCTCGGCAATTCTCATCATTCCACTCACGGCAATTCTCACCGATTACAAGCCGAAGCCAATGAAGACCCCGAAGTCAGGGGAAAAACCTCCGCTCACCGTGCGCTACAATGAGTTTCTCAGAAAGACCGCTCTGAAGGTCACCAAATATGCGGTGCCGATTCTTTTGATCTTGTGCGTGATCGGCGTTGTCGGACTTTACGTAGACGAGGAGATCCCGATCAACACCGACATTGAGACCTATGTTCCGGCAGACATGCCGGCACTCATCAACATCAATACCGTCACGAGCGCTATCGGCGACTTGGACGGAATGCAGGTGGAGGTCACTGGCGGAAATCTGTTGAGTCCTGATGCCCTTGAGTGGATGTATGATTGGGGAAACAACGAGCTTGTCGCGCATGAATGGCGATTCATCAGCGTAACAAGCATTGCAACCATCATAGCCGATGCAAATAACGGAGTGCTGCCTGCGTCCCAGCAGGAGATTGATGAAATTTTCGCAACACTTCCTGAAGAGAAGGTGAGGCCGTATCTGAACGGGGGACAGACCGCGATTATTTCGTTTGGTATGAACGAGATCTCTCAGGACCTGGCCAGATCCCTTACCGAACAGGTAACAAGAGATATTGCGTTCTATCAGCCGCCTGCGGATATTGAGGCGGTTGTTACGGGCGCTCATTACTCGGATCTGGAGATGATGAAGGAGATGAAGCTTGGCAAGATGCAGATGACGGTTCTCGCATTCATCATCATCTTCCTGTTCCTGACAATTCTCTACCGGAGCATGGGAAAAGCGGTTGTCCCGCTTATCCCGATTGTGATGATTATCGGCTGGAACGGAGCGGCGATGTATATTCTGGGCATTGAGTACAATGTTCTGACGGCAACGATGGGGGCGATGACGATCGGTATAGCTGCTGAGTACTGTATCATGATGATCGAACGCATCTATGAGGAGATGGAGACAAATGATACACTGACTGCTGTGCAAAATGGTACGGGAAAGATCGGGTCGGCAATTACGGTTTCTGCCTGCACTACCATGGCGGCATTTACCGCGCTGACAGTTTCGGATTTTCCGGTCATCAGCATGTTCGGGGTTGTCACGGTGATTGCAATGGCATTCACGCTTATCGGGGCAATTGTTGCGGTTCCTGCGGCAGCATCGATTGTTCTTCGCGGTAAAGGCAAGGGGGATGCGCAGCCGCGGCTTTGA
- a CDS encoding acylphosphatase has protein sequence MKTMEILFSGKVQKVGFRACVKNVGQNLGLVGEVENLPDGRVRALVTGEEVIIEKFLAMVYSCPRAIIREISATEYVFTEFSDFSVRRE, from the coding sequence ATGAAAACGATGGAAATTCTCTTCTCCGGAAAAGTACAGAAGGTAGGCTTTCGCGCCTGTGTGAAAAACGTGGGCCAGAACCTCGGCCTTGTCGGAGAAGTGGAGAATCTGCCGGACGGACGGGTTCGGGCACTCGTGACCGGCGAGGAGGTAATCATTGAAAAGTTCCTTGCCATGGTCTACTCCTGTCCGCGAGCGATCATCCGCGAAATTTCCGCAACCGAGTACGTCTTCACCGAGTTCTCCGACTTCTCGGTGAGACGCGAATAA
- a CDS encoding pyruvate kinase alpha/beta domain-containing protein, with translation MKITKTITYFDSPGPKNTADCAELAVERAKDLGITKIVAASSGGATAREFANAVKGTGIHLVIVTHAFGFSEPGVWEFDAELAKELRAAGHTVLCGTHALSGLERALSRSPRVGGGSRTEAVAEAFRRTIAVGLKVAVECVLIAADQGAVGVTDEVIAVGGTAEGADTVLVIRPAHTAAFFDLQVREIVAMPRNR, from the coding sequence ATGAAAATTACAAAAACCATAACCTACTTCGACAGTCCGGGGCCGAAAAATACCGCAGACTGTGCGGAACTTGCCGTAGAACGCGCAAAAGATCTCGGCATCACAAAAATAGTTGCAGCGAGTTCTGGCGGCGCGACCGCACGCGAGTTTGCGAATGCCGTAAAAGGAACCGGCATTCATCTGGTGATTGTAACCCATGCGTTCGGATTCTCCGAGCCCGGCGTCTGGGAGTTTGACGCAGAGCTGGCAAAAGAGCTGCGGGCGGCAGGACACACCGTTCTCTGCGGAACACATGCCCTCTCAGGACTTGAGCGGGCGCTGTCCCGTTCGCCCCGCGTCGGTGGCGGATCGCGGACAGAAGCAGTTGCCGAAGCATTCCGCAGAACGATCGCGGTCGGCCTGAAGGTTGCGGTTGAGTGCGTTCTTATTGCAGCAGATCAGGGAGCAGTCGGCGTGACCGACGAGGTCATTGCGGTTGGCGGAACAGCTGAAGGCGCAGACACCGTTCTCGTGATTCGTCCGGCACACACTGCGGCATTTTTTGATCTGCAGGTGAGAGAGATCGTGGCAATGCCCAGAAACAGGTGA
- the npdG gene encoding NADPH-dependent F420 reductase, which translates to MKIGIIGGTGDIGKGLALRLSDKHEIILGSREASKACEVAEETISTLGGRSCKSLCRGVSNEEAVRDADIVVISVMFQHVAPTLAGINPKYLENKIVISPVNPMGKKDGYFFFNPPTEGSAALAIKKMLPESAKIVTGFNNIAAHKWTLLDEELDYTVAVCGDDADAKKAVMKLVSEVSKLHAVDAGPLAVAGIVESLTPLVLNIAMNNGMKDVGVHFS; encoded by the coding sequence ATGAAAATTGGTATTATTGGCGGCACGGGAGATATCGGCAAGGGTCTTGCCCTTCGTCTCTCCGACAAGCATGAGATTATCCTTGGTTCCCGCGAAGCCTCCAAGGCATGCGAAGTAGCAGAAGAAACAATCAGCACGCTTGGCGGACGCAGCTGCAAGAGCCTCTGCCGCGGTGTTTCCAATGAAGAAGCTGTCCGCGACGCAGATATTGTGGTGATATCAGTGATGTTCCAGCATGTTGCTCCAACCCTTGCCGGCATCAACCCGAAGTATCTGGAGAACAAGATCGTCATCTCTCCGGTAAATCCGATGGGTAAAAAGGACGGCTACTTCTTCTTCAACCCGCCAACAGAAGGCTCCGCAGCTCTTGCAATCAAAAAGATGCTGCCTGAGTCTGCAAAAATCGTCACCGGATTCAATAATATTGCAGCACACAAATGGACGCTGCTTGATGAGGAGCTGGACTACACGGTTGCGGTCTGTGGTGACGACGCTGACGCAAAGAAAGCTGTGATGAAGCTCGTGTCCGAGGTTTCCAAACTTCATGCGGTGGACGCAGGACCTCTCGCGGTCGCAGGAATTGTTGAGAGTCTCACCCCGCTCGTGCTGAACATTGCGATGAACAATGGCATGAAAGACGTGGGCGTCCATTTCAGCTGA
- a CDS encoding Glu/Leu/Phe/Val dehydrogenase has product MSKVNPFEMAQHQLLDCAKILKLDQGVVDILMQPQRQIQVSIPVKMDDGTTRVFQGFRVQYNNALGPYKGGIRYHPDETIDTVRALAAWMTWKGSVLGLPLGGGKGGVVCNPKEMSKGELERLSRGYIRALWKNIGPDTDVPAPDVYTDGQIMAWMMDEYSTIHGKNQFGVLTGKPLVVGGSLGRSDATAKGGMYTLREAAKELKIDLSKAKVAILGFGNAGSFAASLVQEMFGATVVAVTDSKGGVYDANGLDIASVGGHKKQTKSVIGYKGLPKLTNDEVMALPVDIIIAAAPEEGAINDKVAPTVKAKIICELANGPTTPEGDAILHKNGVHVIPDFLCNAGGVTVSYYEMVQNMYMHYWSLDDVYAKLDTAMTASYHSVLAASKEYQINMRQAAYVVAVKRVVEAMKIRGWV; this is encoded by the coding sequence ATGTCGAAGGTAAACCCGTTTGAAATGGCCCAACACCAGCTTTTGGACTGTGCAAAGATCCTCAAGCTCGACCAGGGCGTTGTCGACATCCTCATGCAGCCGCAGAGGCAGATACAGGTTTCCATCCCGGTCAAGATGGATGATGGAACGACCCGGGTTTTCCAGGGATTCCGTGTGCAGTACAATAATGCACTCGGCCCGTACAAGGGCGGTATCCGCTATCACCCGGACGAGACCATTGACACTGTTCGTGCACTGGCTGCATGGATGACCTGGAAGGGTTCTGTTCTTGGTCTGCCGCTTGGCGGAGGCAAGGGAGGTGTTGTCTGCAACCCGAAGGAGATGTCCAAGGGTGAGCTCGAACGCTTAAGCCGCGGATATATCCGTGCTCTGTGGAAGAACATTGGTCCGGACACTGACGTTCCGGCTCCAGACGTCTACACTGACGGCCAGATCATGGCCTGGATGATGGACGAGTACTCGACCATCCACGGCAAAAACCAGTTCGGTGTTCTGACCGGCAAGCCGCTCGTCGTTGGCGGATCTCTCGGCCGCAGTGATGCAACCGCAAAAGGCGGTATGTACACGCTTCGTGAGGCAGCAAAGGAGCTGAAGATTGATCTGTCCAAGGCAAAGGTTGCAATTCTTGGTTTCGGCAATGCCGGAAGCTTTGCAGCAAGTCTGGTGCAGGAGATGTTCGGTGCAACTGTTGTTGCGGTAACCGACTCCAAAGGCGGTGTCTATGACGCAAATGGTCTTGACATTGCATCAGTTGGCGGACACAAGAAGCAGACGAAGTCAGTTATCGGATACAAAGGTCTGCCGAAGCTGACCAATGATGAGGTCATGGCTCTGCCAGTTGATATTATCATTGCAGCAGCGCCCGAAGAGGGAGCAATCAATGATAAGGTTGCCCCAACCGTGAAGGCAAAGATCATCTGTGAGCTGGCAAACGGCCCGACTACACCGGAAGGAGATGCAATTCTTCACAAGAACGGTGTCCACGTTATCCCTGACTTCCTGTGTAATGCAGGTGGTGTGACCGTTTCCTACTATGAAATGGTTCAGAACATGTACATGCACTACTGGAGCCTTGACGATGTCTATGCAAAGCTGGACACGGCAATGACGGCGTCCTACCACTCAGTGCTTGCAGCATCCAAAGAATACCAGATCAACATGCGCCAGGCAGCTTATGTGGTTGCGGTAAAGCGCGTTGTTGAGGCAATGAAGATCCGCGGCTGGGTATAA
- a CDS encoding winged helix-turn-helix domain-containing protein produces MTKSESSELYLPLLKSLADGKPRRIAALPDKTGETFCVLPNDLGIKEQKDGSCDYLEPILAASMELEKACLITKSTDNVCTITQRGKDLLKENPKLIDTAVLMRYPEYKKQ; encoded by the coding sequence ATGACGAAATCAGAATCATCTGAGCTCTACCTCCCGCTCCTGAAGTCGCTTGCTGATGGGAAACCGAGACGAATTGCAGCACTTCCCGACAAGACCGGAGAGACGTTTTGCGTTCTGCCGAATGATCTTGGTATTAAGGAGCAGAAAGACGGGTCCTGTGATTATCTTGAGCCGATTCTTGCGGCAAGCATGGAACTGGAAAAGGCCTGCCTTATTACGAAGTCAACGGATAATGTCTGTACGATTACCCAGCGTGGTAAGGATCTGCTGAAGGAGAATCCGAAGCTGATTGATACTGCGGTTCTGATGCGGTATCCTGAGTACAAGAAACAGTAA